A window of Dyella terrae contains these coding sequences:
- the hda gene encoding DnaA regulatory inactivator Hda gives MIPQLPLALRWPRRQRFEHFHAGANAATVASVQMLASTPGAPWLYISGPLGSGRSHLLMAACQAASEAGRTVQYLPLAGLRDHATVIRGVAGSQFLALDDLGAIAGDREAEHALFDLYNQSRADGFAMLFAADAVPTQLGLGLPDLRSRLGACEQAVLKPLDNAERREVLRSQAAARGIELDDMVLDWLFNRYARDLGALLDLLDRLDKASLAAQRRVTVPFLRTFLKESDEG, from the coding sequence ATGATTCCGCAGCTTCCACTTGCCCTGCGCTGGCCGCGCCGCCAGCGCTTCGAGCATTTCCACGCAGGTGCCAATGCCGCGACGGTGGCTTCCGTGCAGATGCTGGCGAGTACGCCCGGTGCGCCGTGGCTCTACATCAGCGGGCCCTTGGGCAGCGGCCGAAGCCATTTGTTGATGGCCGCGTGCCAGGCCGCCAGCGAGGCGGGCCGGACCGTTCAGTACCTGCCTTTGGCCGGCTTGCGCGACCACGCGACGGTCATTCGCGGCGTGGCCGGCAGCCAGTTCCTTGCGTTGGACGACTTAGGTGCCATTGCCGGCGATCGCGAGGCCGAGCATGCCCTGTTCGATCTCTATAACCAGTCGCGTGCGGACGGCTTTGCGATGCTGTTTGCGGCCGATGCCGTGCCTACCCAGCTGGGCCTGGGCCTGCCTGACCTGCGTTCGCGGCTGGGTGCCTGCGAGCAGGCCGTACTGAAGCCGCTGGACAATGCCGAGCGTCGCGAAGTGCTGCGCAGCCAGGCCGCCGCGCGCGGTATCGAACTGGACGACATGGTGCTGGACTGGCTGTTCAACCGCTATGCGCGCGACCTGGGCGCCCTGCTGGACCTGCTCGATCGTCTGGACAAGGCATCGCTTGCCGCCCAGCGGCGCGTGACCGTGCCGTTCCTGCGCACCTTCCTCAAGGAGTCCGACGAGGGCTGA
- a CDS encoding inositol monophosphatase family protein, protein MPRPAVNVAVRAARAAGNVILRYMNRIDGLNVVEKQRMDFASEVDKLAEAEIVKELRRAYPQHAILAEESGAIGKGPLQWVIDPLDGTHNYLRGIPHFSVSIAMLDKGEPVYAVVFDPLRDELFTASKGDGAYLNDRRIRVGKRENMGGAMIATGFPYRQRQHLDTQLAMTRALLGQAEDIRRSGSAALDLAYVAAARYDGYFEIGLKPWDMAAGVLLVREAGGRYCDFAGREGIPASGNIIAGNLNVAQAMVDAIGQQATPALLKA, encoded by the coding sequence ATGCCTAGACCCGCCGTCAACGTCGCGGTGCGCGCCGCGCGCGCCGCTGGAAACGTCATCCTGCGCTATATGAACCGCATCGACGGGCTCAATGTCGTCGAAAAGCAGCGCATGGACTTCGCCTCCGAGGTCGACAAGCTGGCCGAGGCCGAAATCGTCAAGGAACTGCGTCGCGCCTACCCGCAGCACGCCATCCTGGCCGAGGAAAGCGGCGCCATTGGCAAGGGTCCCCTGCAGTGGGTCATCGACCCGCTCGACGGCACCCACAACTACCTGCGCGGCATCCCGCATTTTTCCGTGTCCATCGCCATGCTCGACAAGGGTGAGCCGGTGTATGCGGTGGTGTTCGACCCCCTGCGTGACGAGCTTTTCACCGCCAGCAAGGGCGACGGCGCCTACCTCAACGATCGCCGCATCCGCGTCGGCAAGCGCGAAAACATGGGCGGCGCGATGATCGCCACGGGCTTCCCGTACCGCCAGCGCCAGCACCTGGACACCCAGCTGGCCATGACCCGCGCCCTGCTCGGCCAGGCGGAGGACATCCGTCGTTCGGGTTCCGCCGCGCTGGACCTGGCCTATGTGGCCGCCGCCCGCTACGACGGTTATTTCGAGATCGGCCTGAAGCCGTGGGACATGGCCGCCGGCGTTCTGCTGGTGCGTGAAGCCGGTGGTCGCTACTGCGACTTCGCCGGTCGCGAAGGTATCCCGGCCAGCGGCAACATCATCGCCGGCAACCTGAACGTGGCGCAGGCCATGGTCGATGCCATCGGCCAGCAGGCGACGCCGGCTTTGCTGAAAGCCTGA